The following is a genomic window from Streptomyces lincolnensis.
ATCGAGGTGTGCCGCTGGCGGCCCGCGACCCCTACCTGCGCGAGGCGCTGGCCCAGTTGGAGGGGCGGGCGGACACCGGGGCGATCGCGGCCGTCTGGGAACAGGCGCTGGGCCTGCCCGTGTACGGCGGGCCGCCCGTGTGGGCGCACGGCGACCTCATGGCGGGCAATCTGCTGGTCGACGGCGGGCGGCTCACCGGGGTGATCGACTTCGCGACCGTGGGCGTGGGCGATCCGGCCGTCGATCTGATCCCCGCGTGGTGCGTGCTGCCCGCCGAGGCCCGTGACGTCTTCCGCGAGGCGGTGGGGGCCGACGCGGCCGAGTGGGCGCGCGGCCGGGCCTGGGCGCTGTCGATCGCGGTCATCGCGCTGCCGTTCTACTGGCACACCAACCCGCCGGTGGCACAGACCTCACGGCATGTGATCGCGGAGATCCTGGCCGAGACGCGATGACGGCGGGGCCACGGTGCCCTCATGGACCGTGGCCCCGCCGCCGCACCCGCGCGTCACGCGCGTCACGCGCCGGCGTAGGCCTTCTCCAGGGCCGCGATGTCGAACTTGGTCATCGCCATGAAGGCCTTGGTCACGCGGGCCGCCTTCTCCGGGTCCGGGTCGGCGACCATGTCGTCGAGGCCCTCCGGGACGACCTGCCAGGACACCCCGTACTTGTCCTTGAGCCAGCCGCAGGGGCCGGGCTCCCCGCCGTTCTCGATGAGCTTGGTCCAGTAGTAGTCGATCTCCTCCTGGTTCTCGCAGGAGATCACGAAGGAGACCGACTCGTTGAACGTGAACTCAGGGCCGCCGTTGAGCGCCACGAACCTGTGGCCGTTGGCGGTGAACTCGACGGTCAGGACGCTGCCGGCGGGCTGGGGCGCGCCCTCGGGGTAGCGGACGACCCGGCCGACGCTGGAGTTCTTGAAGATCGACACGTAGTGATGGGCGGCTTCCTCGGCCTGGCCGTCGAACCAGAGACACGTGGTGAAACCGTTGGTCGCCATGGGTACCCTCCTGGGCTTGTTGAACGCTGTCATCTGTATCGACCGGGACTCGCCGCGAAACTCATCGCTCGCGCGGCGGTTAATCCGGGTGGCCTCTACACCGTTCGGAACTAGCATCCCGGTCATGACGTCTCCGTCCGCCGACAGCGGCCTTCATCCTTTCCGCATCGACATACCGCACAGCGATCTCGCCGACCTCCACGACCGTCTCGACCGCACCCGCTGGCCCGACGAACTGCCCGGGGTGGACTGGGCGTACGGCGTTCCGGCGGAGTATCTGCGCGAGCTGGTGCGGTACTGGCGGCACGAGTACGACTGGCGGGCGGCCGAGGCGCGGCTGAACGAGTGGCCGCAGTTCACGACCGAGATCGACGGCGCGCACGTGCACTTCGCGCACATCCGCTCCCCCGAGCCCGACGCCACCCCGCTGATCATCACGCACGGCTGGCCGGGCTCGATCGTCGAGTTCCTCGACATCGTCGGGCCGTTGACGGATCCCGCGGCGCACGGCGGCGACCGGGCCGACGCCTTCCATGTGGTGCTGCCGAGCATCCCCGGCTTCGGGTTCTCCGGGCCCACCCGGCAGACCGGCTGGGAGGCCCGCCGGATCGCCGACGCCTGGGCCGAGCTGATGACACGCCTGGGCTACGACCGGTTCGGCGCCCAGGGCGGCGACTGGGGCGCGGGCATCTCCCGCGAGCTGGGCCGCGTCCACCCCGGCCGGGCCATCGGCATCCACCTCAACCTGCTGCCCGGCGCACAGGCCGCCACCGAACCGACCCCGGAGGAACTTCAGCCGCTGAGCCCGAAGGAGCGCGAACGCACGCTCGCCTCGTGGCGCCGGTGGTCCGCGTGGTTCCGTGACGGGACGGGCTACGCCCAGCTCCAGGCCACCCGGCCGCAGACCCTGTCGTACGCGCTCACCGACTCCCCGGTCGGCCAACTCGCCTGGATCGTCGAGAAGTTCCAGGAGTGGACCGACTCCGACCGGCTGCCCGAGGAGGCCGTCGACCGGGACCGGATGCTCACCAACGTGATGCTGTACTGGCTCACGGGGACGGCGGGTTCCTCGGCCCGGATCTACTACGAGCGCGCCCACACCCGCGGTGACCGGATCGCCGCTCCGCACGAACCCTCGACCGCCCCGACCGCGGTGGCGTCCTTCCCCGGCGATCCGCAGATCCCGCTGCGCCACAAGGCGGAGCGGACCGAGAACATCGTGCGCTGGACCGAACTCGACCGCGGCGGCCACTTCGCGGCGATGGAGGAGCCGGACCTGCTGGTCGAGGACGTGCGCGCGTTCTTCCGGCAACTGCGCGAGAAGGGCTGAGCGGCCCCTGCCGGCACCCTGCCCGACCGCCGCTCTGCCCGTGGCGAATCTGCCACCGGCAGAGAACCGGTCTGCGGGCGTCGTCCGAGGTCAACAGTGGAGTCGACGGCATCACCCCTCCGACGAGGAGAACCCATGACTCCACTCACCCCGCTCCTGCCACGGGCCGAGGAGGGCGACACCCCTCCCGGCCGCTTCGACGACCAGCTGGCCGCCCAACTGCTCGGGCAGCGGATCGTGCTCCTCGGCACCCAGGTCGACGAGGTCTCCGCGAACCGGGTCTGCTCGCAACTGCTGATCCTGTCCGCGGAGGACCCGCGCACCGACATCAGCCTGTACATCAACAGCCCCGGCGGCTCGGTACACGCGGGCCTCGCGATCTACGACACGATGCGGCTGGTCCCCAACGACGTCTCGACGCTCGCCATGGGCTTCGCGGCCAGCATGGGCCAGTTCCTGCTGTGCGGCGGCACACCCGGCAAGCGGTACGCCCTGCCGAACGCGCGCATCATGATGCACCAGGGGTCGGCGGGCATCGGCGGCACCACCGCCGACATCGAGATCCAGGCGGAGAACCTGGAGCACACCAAGCGGACCATGGAACAGCTCATCGCCGAGAACACGGGCCAGAGCCCGGAGACGATCGCCCGGGACGGCGACCGCGACCGCTGGTTCACGGCCGAGGAGGCCAGGGAGTACGGCATGGTGGACCGGGTGCTGGAGTCGCTCGCCGACGTCCGCCCGGCCGCGTCGAAGCGACGGATGGGGCTGTGACATGGCGAACTACACGATTCCCTACGTCACCGAGCGGACCGCGCACGGCGAGCGGTCCTCCGACGTGTTCAGCAGGCTGCTCTCCGAACGGATCATCTTCCTCGGCACCGAGATCGACGACGGGGTGGCCAACGTCGTGATCGCGCAGCTGCTGCATCTGGAGTCCTCGGCTCCGGAGAGCGAGATCTCGGTTTACATCAACTCCCCCGGCGGCTCGTTCACTTCGCTGATGGCGATCTACGACACGATGTCCTACGTCAAGGCGCCGATCTCGACGTGCTGCGTCGGCCAGGCGGCCTCCACGGCGGCCGTCCTGCTGGCCGGCGGGAATCCCGGGCGGCGGTTCGTGCTGGAGCACGCGCGCGTCCTGCTCGGTCAGCCGGCCAGCGGCGGCAGCCGCGGCATGATCTCCGATCTCACCCTCCAGGCCAAGGAGATGGTGCGGATCCGCGGCCAGGTGGAGGAGGTCCTCGCCCGTCACACGCACCACGACATCGCGACGCTGCGCGCGGACATGGACCGCGACAAGGTGTTCACCGCCGAGGAGGCGGTGGCGTACGGACTCGCCGACGAGGTGCTCAGCCGGCGCCTCGCGATGGTCTGAGGCACCGGCCGGGCAGGGGCCGCGTCAGGCGACCAGGCAGAGTCCGTTGTACGGCGCCGTGGAGCGGCCGCGGCTCCTGTCGGCGCGGCGGCGGGTGAGCTCCCCCTGGGTCAGCGACAGCAGCTCGCCGAGTCCCAGGCCGAGGGCGTGGGCGGCGGCCGCGAGCACCTCCGAGGAGGCCTCCTTGCGGCCGCGCTCCACCTCCGACAGATACGGCATGGAGATCCGGGCCTCGTCGGCGACCTCCTTCAACGTGCGTTCCTGGGCGAGGCGTTCGCGCCGCAGGACGTCTCCCACCAGGTCCCGCCACAGGGGTTCCTTCGGCGCGTGCGGCTCGCCGGGAGCGGGGGCCGCAGGCCGCGGGCGGGGCGCGGTGGTGGCGGGGCGTTCGGACGCTGGGCGGGCGGTCCCCGGGCGGCCGGCGGGCGGGCGCAGGGGGATGACGCGGGCTTCGTTCGGCGCTTGGTTGCTCACCTCTTCAGACTAAATTCCCTGGACCACAGGGGAAGGGATCGGCATTCTGCCCTCGGTGGAATCACGATCGCGAAGGGGTGCCGGAACGATGCTGCGCGAGACGTTCGACGAGGTCGCGGAGTTGTACGACCGGGCCCGCCCCCGCTACCCCGACGCCCTGGTCCGGGACCTGGCACGGGTGGCCGGCCTCGGCCCGGACAGCCGGGTCCTGGAAGTGGCGCCCGGCACCGGTCAACTCACCGTCCCGCTGGCCGGTTTCGGCTGCCGGGTCACCGCCGTGGAACTGGGGCCCTCCATGGCGGCCGTGGCCCGGCGGCGGCTGCGGGAGTTTCCCCTGGTGGACGTGGAGGTCGCGGACTTCGAGCGGTGGCCGCTGCCGGGTGAGCCGTTCGACCTGGTCGTGTGCGCCACCGCGTTCCACTGGCTGGATCCGGTCGTGCGGGTGACGAAGACGGCGCAGGCGCTGCGCCCGGGCGGCCGGCTCGCCGTCGTCACCACGGACCATGTGGCGGGCGGTACCACCGAGTTCTTCCACCTCTCCCAGCCCTGTTACCGGCGCTGGGATCCGGCCACACCGCCCGGGTTGCTGCTGCGGGACCAGGCGGAGGTGGCCACGGACACGGGTGAGCTGGAGCGGGCCGAGGGCTTCCAGGACGTCGGCGTGACCAGGTACCTCCAGGACATCACCTACTCCGCCGACGAGTACATCGACGTACTGCACACGTATTCAGGCCATCGCGCCCTCGACGAGACCGCCCGGCACGGCCTGCTGGGCGACCTGCGCGAACTGATCGAGGGGCGGTTCGGGGGTACGGTGACCAAGCGCTACCTGCACGAACTGGTCGTCGCCACGCGCGGGTGAGACGACCAGCGATTTTGCGCCGCGCCGCCACCCGGCGGGCATGCGTCGTCACAGCCCGGGTACGCGCTGAGCAGGAGGGCCCGGGGGCAGCTCGCTGCTGGGTGGAGACGTGCATACGTCGCCGCCGTCCGGGTACTCGTAGTCCGCACACGTGACGCAGGACCGGAACAACAACCGAGGCCGAAGAGGCAGACGTCGAGCCGTGACTTTCGTGGGAGAGGTAATGGACACCGCCGTGATCCGGTCGGAGGCACAGGTCGTCGAAAAGACCGCCGGGACCAGGACGACGGGTGACGGGCCGCTGCCGGGAGTCGAGGATCCGAAGACCGTGGCCCCGAGGGACGCCCGTGAGCTGTCCCGTCAGTTCTTCCACCGTTTGGCCGCACTCGAAGAAGGCACGCACGAGTACCAGTACGCCCGCAACACGCTCA
Proteins encoded in this region:
- a CDS encoding class I SAM-dependent methyltransferase, which produces MLRETFDEVAELYDRARPRYPDALVRDLARVAGLGPDSRVLEVAPGTGQLTVPLAGFGCRVTAVELGPSMAAVARRRLREFPLVDVEVADFERWPLPGEPFDLVVCATAFHWLDPVVRVTKTAQALRPGGRLAVVTTDHVAGGTTEFFHLSQPCYRRWDPATPPGLLLRDQAEVATDTGELERAEGFQDVGVTRYLQDITYSADEYIDVLHTYSGHRALDETARHGLLGDLRELIEGRFGGTVTKRYLHELVVATRG
- a CDS encoding ClpP family protease, translated to MTPLTPLLPRAEEGDTPPGRFDDQLAAQLLGQRIVLLGTQVDEVSANRVCSQLLILSAEDPRTDISLYINSPGGSVHAGLAIYDTMRLVPNDVSTLAMGFAASMGQFLLCGGTPGKRYALPNARIMMHQGSAGIGGTTADIEIQAENLEHTKRTMEQLIAENTGQSPETIARDGDRDRWFTAEEAREYGMVDRVLESLADVRPAASKRRMGL
- a CDS encoding helix-turn-helix domain-containing protein; translated protein: MSNQAPNEARVIPLRPPAGRPGTARPASERPATTAPRPRPAAPAPGEPHAPKEPLWRDLVGDVLRRERLAQERTLKEVADEARISMPYLSEVERGRKEASSEVLAAAAHALGLGLGELLSLTQGELTRRRADRSRGRSTAPYNGLCLVA
- a CDS encoding aminoglycoside phosphotransferase family protein, with translation MRDGEVDVDAALVRRLVGEQFPEWSGRSVERLESSGTENAVFRLGADLLVRLPRHPGAVGDVEHEQVWLPRLGPGLPVATPEPVGVGVPGAGFAWPWSVYRWLEGRNPVVGALAEPELLAKDLAEFVGALRRIEPGDGPTGYRGVPLAARDPYLREALAQLEGRADTGAIAAVWEQALGLPVYGGPPVWAHGDLMAGNLLVDGGRLTGVIDFATVGVGDPAVDLIPAWCVLPAEARDVFREAVGADAAEWARGRAWALSIAVIALPFYWHTNPPVAQTSRHVIAEILAETR
- a CDS encoding VOC family protein, which encodes MATNGFTTCLWFDGQAEEAAHHYVSIFKNSSVGRVVRYPEGAPQPAGSVLTVEFTANGHRFVALNGGPEFTFNESVSFVISCENQEEIDYYWTKLIENGGEPGPCGWLKDKYGVSWQVVPEGLDDMVADPDPEKAARVTKAFMAMTKFDIAALEKAYAGA
- a CDS encoding epoxide hydrolase family protein is translated as MTSPSADSGLHPFRIDIPHSDLADLHDRLDRTRWPDELPGVDWAYGVPAEYLRELVRYWRHEYDWRAAEARLNEWPQFTTEIDGAHVHFAHIRSPEPDATPLIITHGWPGSIVEFLDIVGPLTDPAAHGGDRADAFHVVLPSIPGFGFSGPTRQTGWEARRIADAWAELMTRLGYDRFGAQGGDWGAGISRELGRVHPGRAIGIHLNLLPGAQAATEPTPEELQPLSPKERERTLASWRRWSAWFRDGTGYAQLQATRPQTLSYALTDSPVGQLAWIVEKFQEWTDSDRLPEEAVDRDRMLTNVMLYWLTGTAGSSARIYYERAHTRGDRIAAPHEPSTAPTAVASFPGDPQIPLRHKAERTENIVRWTELDRGGHFAAMEEPDLLVEDVRAFFRQLREKG
- a CDS encoding ClpP family protease, yielding MANYTIPYVTERTAHGERSSDVFSRLLSERIIFLGTEIDDGVANVVIAQLLHLESSAPESEISVYINSPGGSFTSLMAIYDTMSYVKAPISTCCVGQAASTAAVLLAGGNPGRRFVLEHARVLLGQPASGGSRGMISDLTLQAKEMVRIRGQVEEVLARHTHHDIATLRADMDRDKVFTAEEAVAYGLADEVLSRRLAMV